The Carassius auratus strain Wakin chromosome 40, ASM336829v1, whole genome shotgun sequence genome has a segment encoding these proteins:
- the LOC113058951 gene encoding alpha-actinin-4-like: MVDYHASNNQSLYSAGEQQIYMEQENDWDRDLLLDPAWEKQQRKTFTAWCNSHLRKAGTQIENIEEDFRDGLKLMLLLEVISGERLPKPERGKMRVHKINNVNKALDFIASKGVKLVSIGAEEIVDGNAKMTLGMIWTIILRFAIQDISVEETSAKEGLLLWCQRKTAPYKNVNVQNFHISWKDGLAFNALIHRHRPELIDYDKLRKDDPVTNLNNAFEVAERYLDIPKMLDAEDIVNTARPDEKAIMTYVSSFYHAFSGAQKAETAANRICKVLAVNQENEHLMEDYEKLASDLLEWIRRTIPWLENRAPEKTMTEMQQKLEDFRDYRRVHKPPKVQEKCQLEINFNTLQTKLRLSNRPAFMPSEGRMVSDINGAWHKLEGAEKGYEEWLLNEIRRLERLDHLAEKFRQKAAIHESWTDGKETMLKQKDYETATLSEIKALLKKHEAFESDLAAHQDRVEQIAAIAQELNELDYYDSPSVNARCQKICEQWDALGSLTQNRRESLERTEKQLESIDELYLEYAKRAAPFNNWMEGAMEDLQDMFIVHNIEEIQGLLTAHDQFKSTLPEANKERESIQAIQAEVQKIAQYNGIKLAGNNPYTTITPQSIDKKWEKVQQLVPQRDQALQEELARQQSNDHLRRQFANQANMIGPWIQNKMEEIGRISIEMNGTLEDQLTHLRQYEQSIIEYKPNIDQLEGDHQLIQEALIFDNKYTAYTMEHLRVGWEQLLTTIARTINEIENQILTRDAKGISQEQLHEYRTSFNHFDKKRTGIMDSDDFRALLISTGTPWYCYLLSQSTQHSFS, translated from the exons ATGGTAGATTATCACGCCTCTAATAATCAATCTTTATATTCAGCGGGCGAACAACAGATATACATGGAGCAGGAAAACGACTGGGACCGGGACCTACTGCTGGACCCGGCCTGGGAGAAACAGCAGCGAAAG ACTTTCACGGCCTGGTGCAACTCTCATCTGCGGAAGGCGGGAACGCAGATCGAAAACATTGAGGAGGATTTCAGAGATGGACTCAAACTCATGCTGCTCCTAGAGGTCATCTCAG GGGAGAGGTTACCTAAACCTGAAAGAGGCAAGATGAGAGTCCACAAGATCAACAATGTCAACAAAGCACTGGACTTCATCGCCAGCAAAGGAGTCAAGCTGGTGTCCATCGGTGCAGAAG AAATCGTGGATGGAAACGCCAAGATGACTCTGGGAATGATTTGGACCATCATCCTCCGCTTCGCCATCCAGGACATCTCAGTGGAGG AAACCTCCGCTAAAGAAGGACTGTTGCTCTGGTGTCAGAGAAAGACGGCTCCTTACAAGAACGTCAACGTTCAGAACTTCCATATCAG CTGGAAGGATGGTCTCGCCTTCAATGCTCTGATCCATAGACACAGGCCAGAACTCATCGATTATGACAAGCTGAGAAAG GACGACCCAGTGACCAATCTGAATAATGCTTTCGAAGTGGCTGAACGGTACCTTGATATCCCCAAGATGCTGGATGCAGAGG ACATTGTGAACACAGCACGTCCAGATGAGAAAGCCATTATGACCTATGTGTCCAGTTTCTACCATGCCTTTTCTGGAGCCCAGAAG GCTGAGACAGCAGCCAATCGTATCTGCAAGGTGTTGGCAGTTAATCAGGAGAATGAGCACCTGATGGAGGACTATGAAAAACTGGCCAGCGAT CTGCTGGAGTGGATTCGTCGGACAATCCCGTGGTTGGAAAACCGCGCTCCAGAGAAAACCATGACAGAAATGCAGCAGAAATTGGAAGATTTCCGCGATTACCGTCGTGTTCACAAACCACCCAAAGTTCAGGAGAAGTGTCAGCTAGAGATCAACTTCAACACACTGCAGACCAAACTCCGTTTGAGCAACCGACCAGCCTTTATGCCATCTGAGGGACGCATGGTGTCG gatATTAATGGTGCATGGCATAAACTGGAAGGGGCAGAGAAAGGCTATGAAGAGTGGCTACTGAATGAGATCCGTCGTTTAGAGAGACTTGACCATCTTGCAGAAAAGTTCCGTCAGAAAGCAGCCATCCATGAAAGCTGGACAGATG gtAAGGAGACGATGCTAAAACAGAAGGATTATGAGACTGCAACTCTGTCTGAGATCAAAGCTCTCCTTAAGAAGCATGAGGCGTTCGAAAGTGATCTTGCTGCCCACCAGGACAGAGTGGAGCAGATTGCCGCCATTGCACAGGAGCTCAA TGAGCTGGACTATTACGACTCCCCGAGTGTTAATGCACGCTGTCAAAAGATCTGTGAGCAATGGGATGCTCTGGGTTCCCTCACGCAGAATCGGAGAGAATCTCTCGAG AGAACGGAGAAACAGCTGGAGTCTATTGATGAGCTGTACCTGGAATACGCCAAGAGAGCAGCACCGTTCAACAACTGGATGGAGGGAGCCATGGAGGACCTTCAGGACATGTTCATTGTACACAACATCGAGGAGATCCAG GGACTGCTAACGGCTCATGACCAGTTCAAATCAACTCTTCCAGAGGCAAACAAAGAGCGGGAGTCTATTCAGGCCATCCAGGCTGAAGTTCAGAAAATCGCACAGTACAATGGCATCAAACTGGCTGGAAACAATCCTTACACCACCATCACCCCTCAGAGCATTGACAAGAAGTGGGAGAAG GTGCAGCAACTGGTTCCACAGCGTGATCAGGCTCTTCAGGAAGAACTCGCTCGTCAGCAGTCTAATGACCATCTCAGACGCCAGTTTGCCAACCAGGCCAACATGATTGGACCATGGATCCAAAATAAGATGGAG GAGATTGGGCGGATATCAATTGAGATGAATGGAACGCTGGAAGATCAGCTGACCCACCTCCGTCAGTATGAGCAGAGCATCATTGAATACAAACCCAACATTGACCAGCTGGAGGGAGACCATCAGCTCATTCAAGAAGCACTTATATTTGACAACAAATACACTGCTTACACTATGGAG CACCTTCGTGTGGGTTGGGAGCAACTCCTTACTACTATTGCCCGCACCATTAATGAGATCGAGAACCAGATTCTGACACGTGATGCCAAAGGCATCAGCCAGGAGCAGCTTCACGAGTACCGCACGTCCTTCAATCACTTCGACAAG